In Phenylobacterium hankyongense, the sequence GATGGCCCGGGCCGGCCTGCGCGACGCCAACAAGCCGATCGGCTCCTACCTGTTCTCCGGCCCGACCGGCACCGGCAAGACCGAAACGGCCCGCCAGCTGGCCTCCACGCTCGGCATCGAACTCCTGCGGTTCGACATGAGCGAGTACATGGAGCGCCACACGGTCAGCCGCCTGATCGGCGCCCCTCCGGGCTATGTCGGCTTCGACCAGGGCGGCCTCTTGACCGACGCCGTCGACCAGCATCCGCACGCCGTGGTCCTGCTGGATGAGATCGAGAAGGCCCACCCGGACGTCTACAACATCCTCCTGCAGGTCATGGACCACGGTCAGCTGACCGACTCCAACGGCAAGAAGATCGACTTCCGCAACGTGGTCCTGATCATGACCACCAACGCCGGCGCCGCCGACGCCCAGCGCAACTCGATCGGCTTCGGCCGCGGGAAGCAGGACGACGAGGCCGAGGAGGCGATCAAGCGGGTGTTCACGCCGGAGTTCCGCAACCGCCTCGACGCGGTGGTGGCCTTCCGCTCGCTCACCCCCGAGATCATCCGGCTGGTGGTGCAGAAGTTCATCATGCAGCTGGAGGCCCAGCTGGCCGATCGCCACGTCACCATCGAGACCGACGACGACGCCTCCGACTGGCTGGCCAAGAACGGCTTCGACGAACTCTACGGGGCGCGGCCGCTCGGCCGGGTCATCCAGGAGAACATCAAGAAGCCGCTGGCCGACGAGATCCTGTTCGGCCGGCTGATCAAGGGCGGCCACGTCCGCGTGGTGCTCAAGGACGGCAAGCTCGGCTTCGAGATCGAAGGCGAGGACCGCGAACGCGGCGCGCCGATCATCGAGACCCCGACCGAAGACGCCGCGGTCGAGCCGGTCGAGTAGCCAGCTCTAAACCACCAGAAACCCGAAGCCCCGGACCGCAAGGTTCGGGGTTTTTGGCATCCGGCTCCAGCTCAGGCGATCTTCGCGGCGATCTGCTCGGCGAGGACTTTCAGCTCCGCCGGATCGGCCATGCCGCCGGCGGCGTGCCGACCCAGGGGCTGGCCCTCCCAGCGCGGGATGATGTGGAAGTGCAGGTGGTAGATGGTCTGCCCGGCCGTCGCGCCATTGTACTGGGTGACCACGATGCCGTCCGGGTTCAGCGCCGCGCGCACCGCTCGGGTCACCCGCTGCACCCCGAGGATCAGCTCGCTGAGCACCTGCGGCTCCTCCTCCAGCAGGTTGCGCGCCTGGGAGTGCTTGGGGATCACCAGGGTGTGGCCGCGGGCCTGCGGGAAGACGTCCATGAAGGCATAGACGTGCTCGTCCTCGAACACGCGCGCCGCCGGCATCTCGCCCCGCAGGATCTTGGCGAAGATGTTGCCGCGGTCGTAGGTCCCGTCCAAGCTCATGGCGTGCTCCTGATCCCTGAGCCCGTTCGTAGCAAATCAGCCTGGAGGGTGGAACGATGGGCGTGGATCCGGCCGGGCTCACCGAACGCCAGCAGAAGTGGTTCGCCTCCGTGCAGGCGAGCCTCGAGCGCGACACCGGCAAGTCGATGGACGAGTGGATCGCCATCGCCAGGACGTGCCCGGAGACCCGGCCGCGAGCCCGCAGCGCCTGGCTGAAGGAACACCATGGCCTGGGCGCCAACCGGGGCGCCGTCGTGCTCTCCGCCGCCTTCCCGGACACCGGCTGGGACCAGCCGCAAGCACTGCGCGCCGCCCTGTGGGCCGATCCGCAATCCGCGGCGATCCTCGAAGCCGTCGAAGCGGCGGCATCCGCCCTGCCGGAGGTCGTCACCGGCCAGCGCAAGCAGTTCACCGCCTTCTCGCGCAAGGTGCAGTTCGCCGCCGCCCGGCCCGTGAAGGGCGGCAAGCTGATGCTGGGCCTGGCGGTCGAGCCCGGCGCCGATCCGCGCCTGGAGCCGCCCAGGAACGAGGCCTGGTCGGAGCGGCTGAAGGCGCGCCTGCTGCTGGAGAATCCGGACCAGGCGGACGCCGCGATCGCCGCGCTGCTCAGGGCGGCCTGGGCGCGGTCCTAGGCCTCGCCCTCGCGGAACGGGGAATACTCCTCCGCCAGCCATTCCATCTGCGCCTCCACCCCTTCGCGCTCCCGCATCACGAACTGTTCGACCGGACCGCGCAGGGCCGGGTCGGCGATGTAGTGGGCGGAGTAGACCGGCGCCGGCAGGTAGCCGCGGGCGATCTTGTGCTCGCCCTGGGCGCCGGCCTCCACGCGGGCCAGGCCGCGGCCGATGGCCCATTCGATGGCCTGGTAGTAGCAAAGCTCGAAATGCAGGAAGGGGACCTCTTCCAGACAGCCCCAGTTGCGCCCGTAGAGGCAATCGTCGCCGATCAGGTTCAGGGCGCCGGCGATCCACCGCCCATCCCGCCGCGCCATGATCAGCAGCACCCGGTCCGCCATCCGCTCGCCGAGCAGGGAGAAGAACGGCCGCGAGAGGTAGGGCCGGCCCCACTTGCGCGAGCCGGTGTCCATGTAGAAGGCGAAGAAGGCGTCCCAGTGGTCCTCGGTCAGGTCCGCGCCGGTGATCGCATGGATCTCCAGGTCGGCCTGGGCGTCGCGACGCTCGCGGCGGATGGTCTTGCGACGGCCCGATGACAGCGCGGCCAGGAAGTCGTCGAAGGTGGCGTAGCCGCGGTTCTGCCAGTGGTACTGCTGGCCTTCCCGCAGGGCGAGGCCATGGCCGCCCATCCAGCGCCACTCGTCCTGGGTCGGGAAGTTCACGTGCAGCGAGGAGGCCCCATAGCGCTCGCACAGGGTGACCGCCCCGCCGATCAGCAGACCCCTCGCCGCCTCCGCGTCGACGTCCGGCCGCACCAGCAGCCGCGGGCCGGTGGCCGGCGTGAACGGCGCCGCCGACAGCAGCTTCGGATAATACCGCCCGCCCGCCCGCTCGTAGGCGTCGGCCCAGGCGTGGTCGAAGATGTATTCGCCCTGGCTGTGGGACTTCAGGTAGAGCGGCATCACCGCCGCCACCCGCCCCTTCCCGTCCTCGACCGACAGGTGCTGCGGACCCCAGCCGGTGCGCTCGACGGCGCAGCTGGCGGCCTCCAGGCTGTCCAGGAAGTCGTAGCGGACGAACGGATTGCCGGCGTAGGCGGGATTTCCGGCGCAGGCGTCCCAGGCCTCGCGCCCCACTTCGGCGACGCGGCGGTGGACCTGGACCGCCGGCTTCAGGGTCACGCCAGGAAGCCCTCGAAGATCAGGTTGTCGCATCCGTCCTTGACGGCGTCCCACTGCGCCGGGTCCCTCACCGTCCAGGCGACGATCGGCAAGCCGTCCGCGCGGCGCTGGGCGGCCAGCGGACAGGGCAGCATGTCCAGGCCCAGCGCCAGGAAGTGCGGCCGGGCGATCGCCACGTGCTCGAGGCCGGCGTAGGCCGCGCGCTGAGCCTCCGACATCTTCGGCGCGTCCTTGTAGGAGTAGCTGTCCAGCCCCCGCAGGACGCCCGGGAACCGGTCGGCGAACCAGGCGTGCGAATAGGGATTGAAGCCGATCACGCAGACCGGGCCGTTGTGGTCGATCAGGACGTCATGGACCCGCTGCTCCAGGGGCCCGACCTGGCCGACGGGGGTCTTCAGTTCCACGTGCACCAGGGCGCGGCGGCCGACCAGGGCCAGGGTCTCCAGGAGGGTCGGGATGCGTTCGTCGGTCCCGGCCAGGCGCAGTTCGGCGAGGTCGGCGGCGCTGAGGTCCGCGAGCTGCGCGTCCACCCCGGTCATCCGCTTCAGGTTGGCGTCGTGGAACACCATGGCTTCGCCATCGGCGGAGAGCTGGACGTCGAGCTCGATGCCGTAGCCCGCGGCGCAGGCGGCCTGGAAGGCGCCCAGCGAGTTCTCCGGCGCGCCGTCCGGGCTCCACAGTCCGCGGTGGGCGACCGGCGGGTGGAACAGCCGTTCCCAGGCCTCGCCGAAGCGCGCCGTCACGACAGCAGGACCACCGCATCCACCTCGACGGCGAAGTTCAGGGGCAGGCGATAGACGCCGACCGCCGAGCGGGCGTGGCGCCCCGCGTCCCCGAACGCCTCGACCATCAGGTCGGAGGCGCCGTTCACCACCTGGGGGATGTCGAAGAAGGTCGGACCGGCCTGGACGAAGCCGCCGAGCTTCACCACCCGCACGACCCGGCCGAGGTCGCCCTCGCAGGCGGCCTTCATCTGGGCGATGAGGTTGATGGCGCAGAGCCGCGCGGCGCGCTTGGCGGTCTCGGCGTCGACGTCCTCGCCGACCACCCCCTTGATCCCGCCGGTGGCGTCCAGCGACACCTGTCCGGAGATGTGCAGGAGGTCGCCGGCCCGCACGAAGGGCACGTAGTTGGCGACGGGAGCGTTGGGCTGCGGAAGCGTGATTCCCAGCGCGGCGAGGCGGTCTTCGATGTGTGACATGGGAGACCTCTAGCGCCCGCGCATCCATGAGAAAAGGCCCGGACCTCTCGGTCCGGGCCTTCTGACGCCCCCGGCCCTTTCGGGCCGTCTCTGGGATGTCTTAGCGAGCGGCCTGCAGGCGCTCGACCATGGCGGTCACGCGCTCGTTCAGCGGCTTCATGGAGTCCTTCACCGAGGCGGAGACGGTCTCGGACATCTGGCCGACCTGGGCCATGTAGGATTCGAGCGCGCTCTTGGCGAAAGCGGTCTGCAGTTCGACCACTTCCTGCACGCTCTTGGCGCCGGCCAGCGACTTGGCGGCGGCGACCTGGTTCTCGAAGCTGCTCTTGGAGAAGGCCATGGCCTGCGCGCCGAG encodes:
- a CDS encoding glycerophosphodiester phosphodiesterase, encoding MTARFGEAWERLFHPPVAHRGLWSPDGAPENSLGAFQAACAAGYGIELDVQLSADGEAMVFHDANLKRMTGVDAQLADLSAADLAELRLAGTDERIPTLLETLALVGRRALVHVELKTPVGQVGPLEQRVHDVLIDHNGPVCVIGFNPYSHAWFADRFPGVLRGLDSYSYKDAPKMSEAQRAAYAGLEHVAIARPHFLALGLDMLPCPLAAQRRADGLPIVAWTVRDPAQWDAVKDGCDNLIFEGFLA
- a CDS encoding DUF4287 domain-containing protein gives rise to the protein MGVDPAGLTERQQKWFASVQASLERDTGKSMDEWIAIARTCPETRPRARSAWLKEHHGLGANRGAVVLSAAFPDTGWDQPQALRAALWADPQSAAILEAVEAAASALPEVVTGQRKQFTAFSRKVQFAAARPVKGGKLMLGLAVEPGADPRLEPPRNEAWSERLKARLLLENPDQADAAIAALLRAAWARS
- a CDS encoding RidA family protein translates to MSHIEDRLAALGITLPQPNAPVANYVPFVRAGDLLHISGQVSLDATGGIKGVVGEDVDAETAKRAARLCAINLIAQMKAACEGDLGRVVRVVKLGGFVQAGPTFFDIPQVVNGASDLMVEAFGDAGRHARSAVGVYRLPLNFAVEVDAVVLLS
- a CDS encoding GNAT family N-acetyltransferase; the encoded protein is MTLKPAVQVHRRVAEVGREAWDACAGNPAYAGNPFVRYDFLDSLEAASCAVERTGWGPQHLSVEDGKGRVAAVMPLYLKSHSQGEYIFDHAWADAYERAGGRYYPKLLSAAPFTPATGPRLLVRPDVDAEAARGLLIGGAVTLCERYGASSLHVNFPTQDEWRWMGGHGLALREGQQYHWQNRGYATFDDFLAALSSGRRKTIRRERRDAQADLEIHAITGADLTEDHWDAFFAFYMDTGSRKWGRPYLSRPFFSLLGERMADRVLLIMARRDGRWIAGALNLIGDDCLYGRNWGCLEEVPFLHFELCYYQAIEWAIGRGLARVEAGAQGEHKIARGYLPAPVYSAHYIADPALRGPVEQFVMREREGVEAQMEWLAEEYSPFREGEA
- a CDS encoding phasin family protein, which produces MAAAEAVKSTVEQFTAASNVAFKDGVEKTLATLNEANTHSKKNLEAVVASVTAATKGAEALGAQAMAFSKSSFENQVAAAKSLAGAKSVQEVVELQTAFAKSALESYMAQVGQMSETVSASVKDSMKPLNERVTAMVERLQAAR
- a CDS encoding HIT family protein, whose translation is MSLDGTYDRGNIFAKILRGEMPAARVFEDEHVYAFMDVFPQARGHTLVIPKHSQARNLLEEEPQVLSELILGVQRVTRAVRAALNPDGIVVTQYNGATAGQTIYHLHFHIIPRWEGQPLGRHAAGGMADPAELKVLAEQIAAKIA